CAACCCCACTCCAATACTTCTTCATATTCTGTTGAATGTGCCTCAAACAGAATCTATGTTCAGCCACAGGAAAAACTTTACCAACAGCAGCTATTAGTCCCTGTAACCACAGTATAACCATAGTATATAAATTAGACATTAAAAACTAAGTAATATATGACATAAATTAGACATGGTATTAATGGTACCTTCTGCCTATCACTTATGAAAGTGAAATTGGACATCTCAGTCAAATCCAAGTCTCTAGCCAATAATTCAAGAAACCACAACCATGAACTGTAGCATTCTGATTCCACAATTGCATAAGCAAGAGGGTATATTCCATTATTGGAGTCAAGACCAACAGCTGTTAACATAAAACCACTAGCTGGTTCTTTCATAAAAGCTCCATCCAAACCAAGAAGATCTCTTCCAATAGCATTAAAACCTCTTTTCAATGGACCCAAACATATGTAAATCCTTTTGAACACTCTTGTCATTGATGATGGTGTATCACAATCTTCTACCTCAAGCTTAACAGTGCTACCAGGGTTAGACCTTCTCAGTTCAAGTATATAATCTCTTAGTTCTCCATATTGATCCATGTAGCTTCCCTTTATCAATTGTCTGGCTTTTTGAAGTGCCCTAAAAGCTTTATGTGGATGTATTTTGACCTCCAAATCCTTCTCTAATTGGGCTTTCACTGCTTTCACTGGGATTTCTGGGTTTGTTTGTAAATGATCAACCAACTGTTTAGAAAGTAATTTTGATGTACATTGCCTAATGATTCTTGATTCAAAACAATCATGCCGATCTCTGTATGTTTTAACCACCCATGTATCTGCATTAGGTTCCTTGGACACATGTAAAACCCAGTCACATTCAATGTGCTTTGCCCTATGATGTgattttttattcttatctttattgGGTGTAGTGGGTGTATTTGTCTTTTTCCCTTTATTTCCCACCTTTAATTTGGTCCCACTAGTCTCACCTACCTTCAcatcttttgaagtttgaccagacTCTTTCCAAACAACACCCTCACACCTTGCCCTCACTCTAATCTTGTCATTTTTCACTATTACCAGATTCCTTCTACTCTCAACTGCATGCAAATTTATTGCTTCTGTAACCTCTGCCTTAGTTCCAAACTCTTGACCATGAATGAACCTAATAGTACCAACTCCAATTGGTCTTTCCTGCTCTTGTGCCTTcaattgtttaattttttttttcctcatAAAACCAGGGTCATCCTCATCACCAATATCACTATCAAATTGATCAATACCAAAAACTTCATTATCAACATAGTCATCCTTTTGTGCTTCAGTAGGTTGTTTGGTTGAATTTCCCATGTATTCAACATCAATATCAATATTGTTTACAAATTCTCTCATGTCAACAAACTCATCAAATATAtcattctcttcatctacaataaACTcagcatcatcttcatcatcatcattatcactttCAATTAATGCCTCAGGCTGATCATCTTCAACACCTTCTTCACTAACTACTGGAGCTTCACTAGAAAGGACCACtggttcatcatcttcaacattatTAGCTTCATCCCTAATTACTGAAACTTCACATGCAGGGTCCAATGGAACTTCACTAACTACTGGAACTTCACTAGATAGCACCAatggttcatcatcttcaacattatTAGCTTCATCCATTACTACTGGAACTTCACATGCAGGGACCAATGGAACTTCACTAACTGTTACTTCAGCTCCTTCTACAACTAGCTTCTTAGCAACTTTGCCTTTTTTACCTTTTGGTTTTTTCTTAACTGTTATTTCCTCTTCCTCAACTATCTCCTTTAGCACAAATTTACTTCTACCAGCTGGACTAACAAACTCAGGCACAATCACCTTTGGGTTGAGTTCATGTTCTGTGTAAACAGACATTTCCACAACCCTATTCTTCTTCCTACTTTCTTTGACATATTTAAGCATATTtctaacatcatcatctgaacctaATGGTTCTAAACCAAAATCAAGGTCACTACCAGGCCTAAGAAAGTGATATACTATCACCTTGAAACCATCATATCCCAAGTCCTGAATGAGATGGTCAAGCTCATGTATTGAAAACATATCCATGTCAATAAAATCAATGTAACTTACTTTCCCATTCACATATTCCCTTCCTGGAGCATCAGTAAACTCTCCACCATGATGAATCTTTAGTGTAAACAGTAAATCATCACACCCTGTTACGAATAAAACACAAAATAAAATGtaaaaaattagggtttaaaatgaTATCGAGTGTGAAATTACAGAACAAAAAATGCAATTAAGATACACAGATACTCACCGTAAATAAATCCAAGATCATAATCAGGATCTATAGGTCGAATTGTGTAATCCATCGAATACGACCCTCAGGATCGTTAAAGAAGAACTTGACCTAATTTGGGGACGAGGAATAAAGAGTGAGGTGAAGTTTTGGGGGTTTTTATGATAGAAGAAGAAAATACAATGACAAAAATGCCCTCACATGACATGCACGTGATAAGGGGTAACGGTaggttttgacagaaagtagacggggggaCGAGGGCTGTACCCTTTTCATAGTTTGGGGACTCGgattgcacaaaaaaaagaaaaaggaccgggagtcaaagtcgatgttaagttcagggacgaggaatgaaattttgtcttttaaaaataaaaagATCATAAATTCCATCATGTGGTTTACTAACTAGTGGGGTATACGGACAATTAACTCTAGGACTATTTGTGTACATTGTCTAAAACTTGGGacccataatgaataatttaaactttagatcttttgatttttgatataaaatttgggaCCAActataaaaaaaatttctttcCTAAATCTAAAAATAAGGCGCAATACAATTTCCAATTTATGCGTTACATCATGTGTTTAACCACCATTGAAATGTGTGGTTAATTGGATCATAACATTCTTAAATAATTCCTGATTACTTCATCCTAATTACTTGCTATCTATATCTATTTTGAAACCAATTTCAATTCCTGTAATGAATAAATCCCCAAATACACAAGAATTCAATAAAAGTTCAAGAAAGCCCGACAAAAAATGGAATTTACCAAGTTTATTCTACTTTTACTTTCTATATCTTTGATTTTAAATGTTGTGAAAAGCTTTGAATACGATGAGAAAGAACTTGAATCAGAAGATGGAATGCGGATGTTATATAATAGATGGAGGAGCCACCATAAAGTGCAGGGAAGAAGAAATCTCGAGCGATTCAACGTGTTCAAACACAACGTTCAATATGTTCATCAATCAAACAAGATGAATAAGCCGTACAAATTGAATCTCAACTTGTTTGCAGATTATACCGTGCACGAGCACGCTAGCATTTATCAATCAAAGACTTCCCATTTCTTGGCGCTCCAAGGACCTCTCAAGAGTACAAACCAGAGTTACACTCATAAAGACGCCACAAATTTGCCACCAAGGATTGATTGGAGGGAACGTAATGCCGTCACCCCCATTGAATTTCAAGGCGAATGCGGTAACACCTTTTTTCATCTAACAAATAAACATTTAAAATTGCATCCCCTAGAAAATTCTCATGCGTTGTGCCCTAAGACGCGCATCTCATATTGTCCGAGACGGGGATTCTGTCAACAATTTTCGCTAATTTACATAGGATTTATAATTCAAATTTGGGTAAAAATTGTATTACAAGATGTAGTTCTACTAATTTCCAAAAAGACAAACTGAATTTGAATGACAACCCGGCCACAGATTATTCAACCGATTTAGGATTTTGGCAACACTAAATAGTGTCAAACTGTTTAAAAGCACATCTCCCGGCGGGCGGCCCTCGCGAATATGATGTTTGGAATTTTGGACCCAAATAATGGAAGCGATTTTGCAAAAATCACTTACCATCAATCAACAACCGAAGATAATAAATGCGGAAAAATAAATAGACATAAGAAAATTACATGGTTATATCAAATCGGGGTGATTTGcagtttttttattattttcgtGCTCACGGTTATAGGTACACAGTAGGGTTATATTATATCGATATCAAAGCAAATCGTTTCCTAATATGATTCAAATTCAGCACCTACTTGGCTTTGCGATTGGCGAGCGGTACTTCGCGATGCACGAGCCACATACTCGGGAATCTCACAACCTGCGAGCCATATAGCCAAGAACCTCGCATCAAGCTTGAATTCGTGACCGTGAGATGCTCTTGACCAGAAACCTTGCATTCTCGTGACACATAATTAGCATCTCGCAATTCACAAACCTTCCACGACCCAAACTTGATTTTGGGCAAATCAAACTTGATAATCTTCACACAATATATTGTAGTAAAAAGGgataccgaattatagcaaaccgctagtaatatttgaaataaaaacaataaaggaacaccaagatttaacgtggaaaaccccaatagggtaaaaaccacgggcaaggaaagaaacgttttactaataagaataataggaattacacttctcactaattacaaggataagcacccatctttatatctcttgtgatTAGGAGATTAACACTCACTAACTCTCTATAGACTCTTTTAGTATACAAGAACACTTTATTTTGGGATGTATAAATGAGCATGTATGATGCTCTATTTATACTACTTGAAAATGAAGAAGTTGTGTACAATTTGACCACCATATGCTAGTTGTAATCAAGTTGTCATATATATGGTAGTTGTAATCAAATTGACAACTATATGAAAGTTGTAAACAACTTGACAACCATATGAAAGTTGTGATCAAATTGAATTTGTCATGCTATCTTCTAGATTATtaattcaacaatctcccacttgaagatttgattgaagctAAATCAATCTTCACACgttaatccttccttgccaatgatgttgcttacgtttctgctaggccgcatgaggaacgacaccaaataaacttgtcacagttgatcgactttgttagaaaatcagccacattgttgtcagtatgaattttctgcacatccacgattccttcttccactttctgaCGAATGAAGTGATattgaactcgtatatgctttgtctttgaatgaaatgctggattccttgcaagatgcaaggcactctggttgtcacaaaatagagtgatattctcttgtttgtatccgagttcctccaacaacatctttaACCATACCGCCTCTTTAGCAGcatgagtagctgctacatattctgcctctgttgttgacgaggccacaactgactgcagttttgaaacccagcttactgttccaccacaaagtgtgaaaacatatgcagtggtagatttactgtTATCAATAtctcctgcataatctgaatcaacataccctttgacaataaattctcGTTCCCtgtaacataatgcaacatctaaggttcccttgatgtatctTAGGATCCTCTTAACCGCATCCCAATGCTCtctaccaggattcgccatgtaccgactaactactcccactgcatgtgcaatgtctggtcttgtacatatcattgtgaacattaaacttcccactgctgatgcatataGTACTCGAGACATCTTCTTCCTCTCGTCTTCATAGCTAGGActcataacggaggataacttgataTTAGTAGGAAgcggggttgagattggcttactatcttgcatattgaaacgctgcaagatttttctcaaataattcttttgagaaagccaaatcttcctattatctatgtctcggtgaatttgcatccctagaatcttgtttgcggcacccaagtctttcatttcaaactccctagctaATTGAGCCTTCAACTTATTTATACGATCTTTGTTGGGACCTGAAACCAACATGTCATCTatatataacagcaaaatgacaaaatcattgtctccaaacctcttgaaatatgcacaagggtctgcatgaAGTCTGTTATATTTAAGGCTcgttatgaaagaatcaaatctcttgtaccaacatctcggcgcctgtttgagaccatacagagatttctttaacctgcaaaccaagttctcttgtagttcaaaaccttctggttgaagcatataaatttcttcttcaaggtttccatgaagaaatgcagttttcacatctagctgctctagatgcaaatcaaatgtagcacacattactagaactactcgaattgttgtaagtcgaaccacgggggcgaatatttcattaaagtctgttccttctttctgagcatatcctttgaccaccagtcttgcacgataccacTCCACTTGATCATatccatttcgcttgatcttatacacccatttatttccaataggttttctaccttccggtaatggcacaagttcccatgttttatttttatgaagagcttcaattccTTCCTGCATAGCTgccatccactgagatgcatctgaatgattcagtgcctcgcaAAGAGTTACAGGCTCTCCTTCCTcggttagaagacaatatgcaacattggtttccataatataatccgagtgccaccctggacgtttcctttcccgattagaaatacgagtcactggagcttcatcaacgactacttgattttcatcgtgctctggtactgattcagaagaatctttataaaatacattttcaaCCTGTATCTgtgtagtttcttttgaagtgctaacatctttaAAAATTTTGTCTtccgtaaagacaacatctctgctgatgactactttgtgggcagtggggtcccacaagcgataccccttaactccatcagcataccccaagaacaaacactttctcgACTTTGGATCCAgctttgtcgtttcttgagaattgtacattacgtacacaggacttccaaatacatgaaggtcagaataatcaactggttttccagtccacatttccatcggcgatttcaactcaattgcagttgatgatgaccgatttatcacgtaacaggcagtacttgctgcttctgcccagaatgattttcccaagcttgcagttgccaacatcgtccttgttctatctaacaaggttctgttcatccgctctgccactccattttgttgaggagtgtatgccgtcgtgaaCTGTCTTTTGATgccttcttgtttgcagaacttatcaaattcatcaccagtgtattctcctccattatctgtcctcaaacacttgatctttttaccagattcaagttcaacccgcgctttgtaaactttgaaaacttcaaacacatctgccttcctcttgattgggtacacccaacatctcctagtgtaatcatcaataaattatacaaaatactttgctcctcctagggattgaactggtgcttgccacacatcagagtgaactaattctagaaccaatttacttctagaatttgatgcgttaaacttcaggcgatgctgcttgctaattacacaatgctcacaaaaaggtagcgatacctttgtaagaccaggtataagatttctttcaacaagaatcttcataccttgttcagacatgtgtccaagcttttgatgccatgttatAACAGCTTTATCACTTAAACTATTCAAAGCAACAGATGCTTCCGCTTCccgtaccgtctcgcctttcagaatgtataaattagcacccaccttttctcctttcataagtacaactgcACCTTTCATGATTTTCATGATCTTGTCTTATATttccatcttacaaccaagatcgtctaattgtcctaaagacaataagttcttcttcaaaccctccacgtgtcgtactccttgaatagtacgaactgtaccatcgtgcatcttcagaatgatatctccaattccaatgatctttagttcatgatcattgcaactgtatacagatcctcctgagatacgttcatattgtttgaaccattctcttctaggggtcatgtgaaaagtagcccctgagtcaaataaccagacatcaacaaatgtctttctgccttcatttgctaccactgcctcactaaccaaagcagtcccatcttCTGAAGTGCTtacaatatttccttgaggattagagttatttaaactccgacaatccttcttcaggtgacctttcttgccacaattgtagcatgtgtaagtcttctttttcttagacttcagtttaccatgattgtgactcccacttgggccacgttccgtcGATCTACCTCCTGTCACCACCAAGGCCTCCGCTTGTCGTGAATCGGCCTGTCTATCCTCCTTTCTATTGTGCCGACCCTCTTCTTCTAGAACCGCAGCAACAATATCATCATATACTAGATATTCTGAGAGAATATTATTGGTTAGGTTGATgatgagttgatcatacgaatcTGGTAGACTCTGAAGTAGAATTTCGGCACGTTCTTGTGACTCTATATTGCAACtcaatgaagcgagttgagaaaatagagtatttaGGCTGTTAATGTGCTCATTCAATGAAGTGGATTCACTCATGCGTAAAGCATAGAGTTTCCTTTTAAGGAATATTTtattgtggagtgatttggtctcgtacaattttacgaggtgatcccaaatctctttcgccgtcttcttttcttctatgctagaAAAAACGCCATCTGCTaatgccagatgaagatttgcgatagcctggtcGTCCAtttcttcccatttttcatcagtgagctCAGATGATCGTTCACTGATGGCCgctaaacacttatcctttctcaggatagctttcatctttaatttccataacgagaaattactcccgttaaacttttcaatttcaaatttcgtagacattgctataattacaatcttcttttcgacaacaCTATTTTTTGAGAAATAGTACTTGAAAACTTATATcgagtgaaaataatcttacttagataagtagattaatacacactagatataagaacctagctctgataccacttgtagtaaAAAGGgataccgaattatagcaaaccgctagtaatatttgaaataaaaacaataaaggaacaccaagatttaacgtggaaaactccaatagggtaaaaaccacgggaaaggaaagaaacgtttcactaataagaataataggaattacacttctcactaattacaaggataagcaccaatctttatatctcttgtgatTAGGAGATTAACACTCACTAACTCTCTATAGACTCTTTTAGTATACAAGAACACTTTATTTTGGGATGTATAAATGAGCATGTATGATGCTCTATTTATACTACTTGAAAATGAAGAAGTTGTGTACAATTTGACCACCATATGCTAGTTGTAATCAAGTTGTCATATATATGGTAGTTGTAATCAAATTGACAACTATATGAAAGTTGTAAACAACTTGACAACCATATGAAAGTTGTGATCAAATTGAATTTGTCATGCTATCTTCTAGATTATTAATTCAACATATATGACTGTCTATATCTCACCTACTAAGTGTTCAAGGTGTAAAGAATTTGATTAAAGAAACAAgaattgacttggtgaacaagtcataGAAATTTGGTTGCCTTATTTGATTCATCTAGGAGGAATGGAGTATGGAACAAGTAATTAATGTTTATGGAATGTTATTTACTTGaatttgtgatgtggtccagcggttggtggtctgcctcctttaggggaggtcaggaattcgacccccgttggctacatattaaaaacacaatttcatccctgccataaagtatccacccatggcacctttcctatatcgtttggggggtaaaagggagggggttttacttggtcgtgcccttggatcggtttcaaggtttcctcccgggcagcgatggaggCGCGGTTTTTATCGctacatcggcatagtcgaaactggagatgatcgcaacgggtggtttagtccccctcgggtgatcccaatcgctgttaaaaaaaaatatatttaggaaaccTAAAGGTCTTATATGTTtttcctataaattgtaacccaTATCCTCATTGTAATATATGCATAATAATATAGAAAATCTATGGTTTGTGACCGCGGACTAAACTCTTCTCTGTGTTAGGAGTTgga
This genomic window from Rutidosis leptorrhynchoides isolate AG116_Rl617_1_P2 chromosome 2, CSIRO_AGI_Rlap_v1, whole genome shotgun sequence contains:
- the LOC139890363 gene encoding uncharacterized protein; this translates as MDYTIRPIDPDYDLGFIYGCDDLLFTLKIHHGGEFTDAPGREYVNGKVSYIDFIDMDMFSIHELDHLIQDLGYDGFKVIVYHFLRPGSDLDFGLEPLGSDDDVRNMLKYVKESRKKNRVVEMSVYTEHELNPKVIVPEFVSPAGRSKFVLKEIVEEEEITVKKKPKGKKGKVAKKLVVEGAEVTVSEVPLVPACEVPVVMDEANNVEDDEPLVLSSEVPVVSEVPLDPACEVSVIRDEANNVEDDEPVVLSSEAPVVSEEGVEDDQPEALIESDNDDDEDDAEFIVDEENDIFDEFVDMREFVNNIDIDVEYMGNSTKQPTEAQKDDYVDNEVFGIDQFDSDIGDEDDPGFMRKKKIKQLKAQEQERPIGVGTIRFIHGQEFGTKAEVTEAINLHAVESRRNLVIVKNDKIRVRARCEGVVWKESGQTSKDVKVGETSGTKLKVGNKGKKTNTPTTPNKDKNKKSHHRAKHIECDWVLHVSKEPNADTWVVKTYRDRHDCFESRIIRQCTSKLLSKQLVDHLQTNPEIPVKAVKAQLEKDLEVKIHPHKAFRALQKARQLIKGSYMDQYGELRDYILELRRSNPGSTVKLEVEDCDTPSSMTRVFKRIYICLGPLKRGFNAIGRDLLGLDGAFMKEPASGFMLTAVGLDSNNGIYPLAYAIVESECYSSWLWFLELLARDLDLTEMSNFTFISDRQKGLIAAVGKVFPVAEHRFCLRHIQQNMKKYWSGVAYKNHLWACASATTVPQFERRMAEFKDFSEPAHLYLSKIQPAQWARSHFTGRAHSDILLNNHCEVLNRWLCEARDKPIITALEYIRTYLMKRIANVRTTISKSKGPLTPAATKMFDNIKKEAMKCDVIWNGDDKYQVNGHHHDQCVVDMTLRTCSCRKWELTGMPCKHAVAAMLNMSVYSQDVVLESNVHPVYWLSTWEQTYSHTINPVKGKSEWVKSPVPTTLVCPKKIPTAGRPKKNRRKSLEEKDDMVNKGKLSKKGTSIKCSRCGIYGHNVRGCPTRGEGLKRKQASGKGANKQSSGKGSKKKAKTGNGGP